In Chloracidobacterium sp., one genomic interval encodes:
- a CDS encoding FecR domain-containing protein, whose amino-acid sequence MDDNKYRKFYLEWWNIRRSTIYAGIALVILVVVIVIGLRYAQNHNWFRAVQDTEAPADSARIISFEGEVRITRAATRETILVTRETYVTAGDTVQTQADGRAKIQMIDGSIYTVRPNSTVVVRDTTTLFGGRNVRVRVDGGQLNVRTEEQPEDTSNIVELGESENRLGPKTDASFSADGTDGGEIRVSRGGIETTVGGETTKIDENTYATVNGGKLSGREKLLAPPRPISPANSMQIVDSGGGVSAAFAWQDPDGSKAIDFYLQVARSPTFAADSLLVDRSGMTSRDFRLSGLAPGTYYWRLKATGRSGQMTNWNDAWRFTVVRGGSGGSAIEASDWAAESLGGGVYMISGRTLPGMAVRSVGRETFSAADGTFRIQVSSRSTEAVVEIGDDRGNRGSFVISLRSGKMLRRY is encoded by the coding sequence ATGGACGATAATAAGTATCGCAAGTTTTATCTTGAGTGGTGGAACATCCGCAGGAGCACGATCTATGCGGGCATCGCTCTGGTGATACTTGTTGTCGTCATAGTCATCGGGCTTCGGTACGCTCAGAATCACAACTGGTTCCGTGCCGTTCAGGACACCGAGGCACCGGCGGACTCGGCCCGCATCATCTCATTCGAAGGCGAGGTCAGGATAACGCGTGCAGCGACGCGGGAGACGATACTCGTCACGCGGGAGACGTATGTTACCGCGGGCGATACTGTGCAGACCCAAGCGGACGGCCGTGCGAAGATACAAATGATCGACGGCTCGATCTATACGGTCAGGCCTAACAGCACTGTCGTTGTACGAGATACTACAACGCTTTTTGGCGGCAGGAATGTCCGTGTGCGGGTTGACGGCGGCCAACTTAATGTTCGAACCGAAGAGCAGCCGGAAGACACGAGCAATATTGTCGAACTTGGCGAGAGCGAGAACCGCCTCGGTCCGAAAACGGATGCGAGCTTCAGTGCCGACGGAACTGACGGCGGCGAGATCCGTGTAAGCCGCGGCGGCATCGAGACAACCGTGGGCGGCGAGACGACAAAGATCGACGAGAACACATACGCGACGGTCAACGGCGGCAAATTGTCGGGCCGTGAAAAGCTTCTTGCACCGCCGCGTCCAATTTCGCCGGCAAATTCCATGCAGATCGTCGATAGCGGCGGCGGCGTGAGTGCGGCTTTCGCATGGCAGGACCCGGACGGCTCGAAGGCGATCGACTTCTACCTTCAGGTAGCGCGTTCTCCGACGTTCGCAGCGGACTCACTTCTGGTAGATCGCAGCGGAATGACCTCGCGCGACTTTCGGCTCTCGGGTTTGGCTCCGGGCACGTATTATTGGCGGCTGAAAGCAACGGGCAGGTCGGGCCAGATGACGAATTGGAATGATGCGTGGCGATTCACCGTGGTTCGCGGCGGCAGCGGAGGCTCGGCGATCGAGGCCTCTGATTGGGCAGCCGAATCGCTCGGCGGCGGCGTCTATATGATAAGCGGCCGCACGCTGCCCGGAATGGCGGTTCGGAGCGTCGGCCGCGAGACATTTTCGGCGGCGGACGGCACCTTCCGCATACAGGTCTCATCGCGATCTACGGAAGCCGTTGTTGAGATAGGCGATGATCGCGGCAACCGCGGCTCATTCGTCATCTCGCTTAGAAGCGGCAAAATGCTGCGGCGCTATTAA
- a CDS encoding cation transporter has protein sequence MLIEAVGGWLVNSLALIADAGHMLTDVAAMSLTLVSFWFAARPATAQKTFGYYRSEILAAFINGIALVLISIWVIYEAVLRWRSPQDVQGREMTYIAIGGLVINIISARLLHGDHENDLNIRGAYLHVIGDLLGSVAAIVAGVFVYYMGWAWADAAASIAISIIIIRGAWRLVADSVNILLEGTPRGLDLSLVESTIRSVDGVTGVHDLHVWTISSGIDALSAHISHDRSAEQTALLGIVRSRLHDAFDIDHLTIQMEAEGLETEAIYVCGTGTKCFKAAECK, from the coding sequence ATGTTGATCGAGGCGGTCGGCGGCTGGCTCGTCAATTCGCTGGCGCTCATCGCCGATGCGGGCCACATGCTTACGGATGTTGCGGCGATGTCGCTTACCCTTGTCTCATTCTGGTTCGCAGCACGTCCTGCTACCGCACAAAAGACCTTCGGCTATTACCGTTCCGAGATACTTGCCGCGTTCATAAACGGCATCGCGCTCGTGCTCATCTCGATCTGGGTGATATATGAAGCGGTACTGCGTTGGCGCTCACCGCAGGATGTGCAGGGACGCGAGATGACCTACATTGCCATCGGCGGGCTTGTGATAAATATCATCTCCGCGCGGCTTTTGCACGGCGACCACGAGAATGACCTCAACATCCGCGGCGCATACCTTCATGTCATCGGCGATCTGCTCGGCTCGGTCGCGGCTATCGTTGCCGGCGTTTTTGTTTATTACATGGGTTGGGCCTGGGCGGATGCGGCCGCAAGTATCGCCATCAGCATTATCATAATCCGGGGTGCGTGGCGGCTTGTGGCCGACTCGGTCAACATACTGCTCGAGGGGACGCCGCGCGGCCTCGACCTTTCGCTTGTTGAATCGACGATACGATCCGTCGATGGCGTTACGGGCGTACACGACCTTCACGTGTGGACTATCTCATCGGGCATCGACGCTCTCTCAGCACATATCAGCCACGACCGCTCCGCCGAACAAACCGCTCTGCTCGGCATCGTCCGCTCGCGGCTGCATGACGCCTTTGACATCGATCATCTCACGATACAAATGGAGGCCGAGGGCCTAGAGACCGAGGCGATCTACGTTTGCGGCACGGGGACGAAATGCTTCAAGGCAGCCGAGTGTAAATAA
- the larA gene encoding nickel-dependent lactate racemase, whose product MVEQIKLKYGHASVDLQYEAGQFEVLSIPAETLPLTDAEINAAYDAPTAAPEIEDIAHGDETVLLVVPDATRQSGSAQTVTLLVQRLIAGGTAPGNIRIIFATGIHRKVTQQEKNELLTPFIAQRIRLLDHDAFDAAKVISFGKVDGIAVELSRALLDADKVILVGGVTFHYFAGFTGGRKLICPGLASAETIRATHALAFDCVTHSRREGVGTAMLAGNAVHRAFVEAASLAEPAFGVNAIVDGAGYVTGVFCGDWYLSHEAACKAYERSRTVEISEKRPLVIASCGGYPYDVNLIQAHKALDAASHACVDGGQIILLAECADGLGRSDFLKWFEQPHADRIADRLCREYEVNGQTAWSLLKKAERFNVRLMSGLDDANVRKMRMSPIKSLAHFGSERGFIIPSGASVRVRVT is encoded by the coding sequence ATGGTGGAGCAGATCAAGCTCAAGTACGGGCACGCCTCCGTCGATCTTCAATACGAGGCGGGTCAATTCGAGGTACTAAGCATCCCCGCCGAAACACTTCCGCTGACGGATGCCGAGATAAATGCCGCATACGATGCCCCGACAGCGGCTCCTGAGATCGAGGATATCGCACACGGTGATGAGACCGTGCTTCTCGTTGTTCCGGATGCGACACGGCAAAGCGGCAGTGCCCAGACCGTAACGCTTCTCGTTCAGCGTCTCATCGCAGGCGGCACGGCACCCGGCAACATCCGCATAATATTCGCGACCGGGATCCATCGCAAAGTAACTCAGCAGGAAAAGAATGAGCTGCTGACGCCTTTTATCGCGCAGCGTATAAGGCTTCTCGATCACGATGCGTTCGATGCGGCAAAAGTGATCTCATTCGGCAAGGTTGACGGCATCGCGGTCGAGCTTTCGCGTGCCCTGCTCGATGCCGACAAAGTTATTTTGGTCGGCGGTGTTACATTCCACTATTTTGCTGGCTTTACAGGCGGCCGCAAGCTGATCTGCCCCGGACTTGCGTCAGCCGAGACGATTCGAGCAACGCACGCACTCGCGTTTGACTGTGTAACGCATTCACGGCGCGAAGGCGTCGGCACCGCGATGCTTGCGGGCAATGCCGTTCACCGGGCGTTCGTCGAAGCCGCGTCGCTGGCTGAGCCTGCGTTCGGCGTAAATGCGATCGTTGACGGTGCGGGTTATGTAACCGGCGTATTTTGCGGAGATTGGTATCTGTCGCATGAGGCGGCGTGCAAAGCGTACGAGCGCTCGCGCACCGTTGAGATAAGCGAGAAGCGGCCGCTGGTCATTGCAAGCTGCGGCGGATATCCGTACGACGTGAACCTGATACAGGCGCACAAGGCTCTCGATGCAGCGTCGCACGCTTGCGTGGACGGCGGCCAGATCATATTACTTGCCGAGTGTGCCGACGGGCTTGGCCGTTCCGACTTCTTAAAGTGGTTCGAGCAGCCGCATGCGGACCGCATTGCAGATCGGCTTTGCCGCGAATACGAGGTCAACGGCCAGACGGCGTGGAGCCTTCTGAAAAAAGCAGAGCGGTTCAATGTGCGGCTGATGAGCGGCCTTGATGACGCGAACGTGCGTAAAATGCGTATGTCGCCGATAAAAAGCCTCGCTCACTTTGGCAGTGAACGAGGCTTCATCATTCCGTCGGGAGCGTCGGTACGTGTCCGGGTTACTTGA
- a CDS encoding DUF1800 domain-containing protein, producing the protein MRYSNIFKQTAVHLLITALLVPIFVIGGRAETPKSLTEDQKILHVLNRLGFGPRPGDLEKVRAMGLQKYIDRQLDPSSIDDSTAENKVKGLDIFSMTTAQLFAKYPSPAALLRALGVEAQPQQQAPPPANAAAPQTDAPAAPPADVQASDNERKMRQDRLKEVYAKYDLEPAARLMPEIVANRVLQAAYSERQLQEVMVDFWANHFNVFSGKGPLRWYIPSFERDVIRKNALGNFRDLLVGTAMHPAMLFYLDNFQSVSPNDQKPKNNEPRRIMMRTMRDPAMRPMTPNGRVRRDLGINDPLLNRRAMQDLPKQNLPTAPKKQQNRRGINENYARELMELHTLGVDGGYTQQDIIEVAKCFTGWTIADPRGDRKLAALAIKGMDNEQLEKLRRRAGVPDDIDSGEFYFNSRAHEGGTKTVLGQKIDEGGMKDGLKVIDILVSSPATARFIARKLAVRFVSDNPSDALVQRVADAFHNSKGDIKTTLRAIFSDKEFFAPENYRAKIKTPFELAVSSIRAIGADTDGGPQMFAMLRKLGEVPYGYQAPTGYPDTAEEWVNTGALLERLNYAIALSGGQIRGTRVDLSHFEGKTPEATLTNVIDGVLNGEISAATRASLEKQLKEPISPANVPVSGQKPATRPLAPKGDPDVFRAVSLVLGSPEFQRQ; encoded by the coding sequence ATGAGATATAGCAACATTTTTAAGCAGACGGCAGTACATTTGCTGATAACCGCACTGTTGGTGCCGATATTCGTTATCGGCGGAAGGGCCGAAACGCCAAAAAGCCTGACCGAAGATCAGAAGATACTTCACGTGCTGAACAGACTCGGCTTCGGGCCGCGGCCGGGCGACCTTGAAAAGGTGCGGGCTATGGGCTTGCAGAAGTACATCGACCGGCAGCTTGATCCGTCATCGATCGACGACAGCACCGCCGAAAATAAGGTCAAAGGGCTTGATATATTCTCGATGACCACCGCACAGCTCTTCGCCAAATATCCAAGCCCGGCAGCTCTGCTGCGTGCTTTGGGTGTGGAAGCCCAACCGCAGCAGCAGGCTCCGCCGCCCGCGAACGCCGCCGCGCCGCAAACCGATGCCCCTGCTGCACCGCCTGCGGATGTACAGGCTTCTGACAATGAAAGGAAGATGCGGCAGGATAGGCTCAAAGAGGTCTATGCTAAATACGATCTCGAACCTGCAGCGCGTTTAATGCCCGAGATCGTCGCCAACCGTGTACTTCAAGCGGCCTATTCGGAACGCCAGCTTCAGGAGGTGATGGTCGATTTTTGGGCCAATCATTTCAACGTATTTTCGGGCAAAGGACCGCTGCGCTGGTACATACCGAGTTTTGAACGCGATGTGATACGCAAGAATGCCCTCGGCAATTTTCGTGATCTTCTTGTCGGCACGGCGATGCACCCTGCGATGCTGTTCTATCTTGATAATTTCCAATCCGTTTCACCGAATGATCAGAAGCCGAAGAATAATGAGCCGCGCCGCATCATGATGCGGACGATGCGCGACCCGGCGATGCGGCCGATGACACCGAACGGCCGCGTAAGACGCGACCTCGGCATCAATGATCCTCTGCTCAACCGAAGAGCGATGCAGGACCTGCCAAAGCAGAACTTGCCGACGGCACCCAAGAAGCAGCAGAATCGCCGCGGCATTAATGAGAACTACGCACGCGAGTTAATGGAGCTGCATACGCTCGGGGTTGACGGCGGATACACGCAGCAGGACATTATCGAGGTGGCAAAGTGCTTTACCGGCTGGACGATCGCTGACCCCAGAGGCGACCGCAAACTTGCGGCACTTGCGATAAAGGGAATGGACAACGAGCAGTTGGAGAAGCTTCGACGCCGCGCAGGCGTGCCGGATGATATCGACAGCGGCGAGTTCTACTTCAATTCGCGTGCACACGAAGGCGGAACAAAGACCGTGCTTGGCCAAAAGATCGATGAAGGCGGAATGAAGGACGGCTTAAAGGTCATCGACATACTTGTCAGCAGCCCTGCTACGGCACGCTTTATTGCCCGTAAACTCGCTGTCCGGTTTGTGAGCGACAACCCGAGCGATGCGCTCGTTCAGCGTGTGGCGGATGCTTTCCATAACTCAAAGGGCGATATCAAAACAACTCTTCGAGCGATCTTCAGCGATAAGGAATTCTTCGCACCTGAGAACTACCGGGCAAAGATCAAGACGCCGTTCGAACTTGCCGTAAGCTCGATCCGTGCGATCGGCGCCGATACGGACGGCGGCCCACAGATGTTCGCAATGCTAAGAAAACTCGGCGAAGTGCCTTACGGCTATCAGGCTCCGACCGGTTATCCCGACACGGCGGAGGAATGGGTCAATACCGGTGCACTGCTCGAACGGCTCAACTATGCGATCGCCCTTTCCGGAGGCCAGATCCGCGGTACACGCGTCGATCTGAGTCACTTTGAGGGTAAGACGCCCGAAGCAACGCTTACAAATGTGATCGACGGCGTTCTCAACGGCGAGATCTCCGCTGCGACGCGGGCATCGTTAGAGAAGCAGCTTAAAGAGCCGATAAGCCCCGCAAATGTTCCCGTTTCAGGGCAGAAGCCGGCGACGCGCCCGCTCGCGCCAAAAGGCGACCCCGATGTCTTTCGAGCTGTCAGCCTAGTGCTCGGGTCGCCCGAGTTCCAACGGCAGTAG
- a CDS encoding NAD-dependent epimerase/dehydratase family protein, producing MRVLADGGNEIVALHRDPARLPGLFRGRPNIELLRHDLAHDVPAAVEGTVIWLAHLDQGRFNERETEVNLAAIERFFEHSRNVLRVIFVSSGGSVYGPAESFPIDEDARLMPLSSYGKAKAAIERRLAELAAERGFGLAILRPGNIYGFSDPNHDVKGVVAAAVDSLANAAPFTLIGEGRTIRDLIHIDDVVRAVAAAIESERQNIIWNIATGKGTAVSDVITKVEAAAGRKITNIRHIENFSSDVDANILSIRRAATQSGWRPLIALDDGIERTVSEHLV from the coding sequence ATGCGTGTTCTTGCCGACGGCGGCAATGAGATCGTTGCGCTGCACCGAGACCCGGCGAGGCTTCCGGGCCTTTTTCGAGGACGCCCGAACATCGAACTTCTCCGGCACGATCTGGCGCACGATGTGCCTGCTGCTGTCGAAGGAACGGTCATCTGGCTCGCTCATCTCGACCAAGGCAGGTTCAACGAACGGGAAACCGAGGTGAACCTCGCCGCGATCGAACGCTTTTTCGAACACAGCCGAAATGTTCTGCGCGTTATCTTCGTCTCAAGCGGCGGCTCGGTTTACGGGCCGGCGGAGAGTTTCCCTATCGACGAGGATGCGAGGCTAATGCCTCTTTCGTCGTACGGCAAAGCAAAGGCGGCGATCGAACGGCGCCTTGCCGAATTGGCCGCCGAACGAGGCTTCGGCCTCGCGATCCTGCGGCCGGGCAATATCTACGGCTTTTCAGACCCGAATCATGACGTAAAGGGCGTAGTTGCTGCCGCGGTCGATTCGCTAGCGAACGCCGCGCCTTTTACGCTTATCGGTGAAGGCCGAACCATTCGCGACCTGATCCACATTGATGATGTTGTGAGGGCCGTTGCCGCCGCTATCGAGAGCGAGCGGCAGAACATCATCTGGAATATCGCTACCGGAAAAGGCACGGCCGTTTCCGATGTGATAACGAAAGTTGAGGCGGCTGCAGGCCGGAAGATAACAAACATCCGGCACATCGAGAATTTCTCATCCGATGTCGATGCGAACATCCTTTCGATCCGCCGCGCGGCCACGCAGTCGGGGTGGCGGCCGCTCATTGCGCTTGATGACGGCATTGAGCGCACAGTTTCCGAACATCTTGTATAA
- a CDS encoding ABC transporter permease, with protein MSERMTGPTFVKIGARRALLGAELSELWRYRELLYFLAWRDVKIRYKQTLIGVAWVVLQPIITVAIFTVLFARVGAIDTGVIAYPVFAFAGLLVWLFTHTAVTAAGAGFLTNTNLVTKVYFPRVIVPLAATLAALFDVLFIAVLFAGFMVYYGVIPTAAIVLAPVFFLLAFILAAAAGILLSALTVKYRDVKFALPFALQVWMIASPVFYPAAIVSEKWRLWFGINPLTGIIEGFRSSLFGTPFDWPLIAVSCISLLVICSVSLLVFTNMEDELADVI; from the coding sequence ATGTCCGAACGAATGACAGGGCCGACCTTTGTAAAGATCGGGGCACGCCGCGCGCTGCTCGGCGCCGAGCTGTCAGAGCTTTGGCGGTATCGCGAGCTGCTCTATTTCCTCGCGTGGCGTGACGTAAAGATCCGCTACAAGCAGACGCTGATCGGCGTCGCGTGGGTCGTGCTCCAGCCGATCATCACCGTCGCGATATTCACCGTCTTGTTCGCCCGTGTCGGCGCGATCGATACGGGAGTAATCGCATATCCGGTCTTTGCATTTGCAGGTCTGCTCGTATGGCTCTTTACGCATACTGCTGTAACGGCCGCGGGTGCGGGCTTTCTGACGAATACAAATCTCGTTACGAAGGTATATTTCCCGCGGGTTATCGTGCCGCTTGCGGCAACGCTTGCCGCGCTTTTCGACGTGCTGTTCATCGCGGTGCTGTTCGCGGGTTTTATGGTGTATTACGGCGTCATTCCCACGGCGGCGATCGTTCTTGCACCTGTTTTCTTTCTGCTTGCATTCATTCTGGCCGCCGCCGCCGGCATTCTTCTGTCGGCACTGACGGTGAAATACCGCGATGTGAAATTCGCACTTCCTTTTGCGCTTCAGGTCTGGATGATAGCTTCGCCGGTCTTTTACCCCGCAGCTATCGTTTCGGAAAAATGGAGGCTTTGGTTCGGCATAAATCCGCTGACGGGCATCATCGAAGGTTTTCGCAGCTCGCTCTTCGGCACGCCGTTCGACTGGCCTCTGATAGCCGTCTCGTGCATTTCGCTGCTCGTTATCTGCAGCGTTTCGCTGCTCGTGTTCACAAATATGGAGGATGAACTCGCCGACGTCATCTGA
- a CDS encoding ATP-binding cassette domain-containing protein encodes MGIFSRKGAGGETILALDDVSFELAEGETLGVIGRNGAGKSTLLKILSRITRPTSGTAEIRGRVGSLLEVGTGFHNELSGRENIYLNGVILGMRRSEIDRKFDEIVEFSGVERFLDTPVKHYSSGMYMRLAFSVAAHLEPEVLIVDEVLAVGDIEFQAKCLGKMDEVSRSGRTVLFVSHNLGSLAQICRRGLVLEKGRIVTLTDIHDATAEYLKLARSAKQFALEAATDAPMQIYEAAIVNSEGLVTSEIGHESEFFLEFSVRVAEIERGAMFCIAVLNKYRRRVFTVHQQLAELLPREKGDFGLRFRIPGEFLAPNDYSFLIQIFLPSGEVRQELFDICPFVIIDTGSELAAYRDFGYVQFKADWQVEEH; translated from the coding sequence ATGGGGATCTTTTCGCGCAAGGGTGCGGGCGGCGAGACGATACTTGCGCTTGACGATGTGAGCTTCGAGCTTGCCGAGGGCGAAACGCTCGGCGTTATCGGCCGCAACGGTGCGGGCAAATCAACGCTGTTGAAGATACTCTCGCGAATTACGCGGCCGACATCGGGAACCGCCGAGATACGCGGCCGCGTAGGCTCGCTGCTCGAGGTCGGCACGGGCTTTCATAATGAGCTTTCGGGCCGCGAGAACATCTATCTGAACGGCGTCATACTCGGTATGCGGCGCAGCGAGATCGACCGCAAATTTGACGAGATCGTTGAGTTCTCGGGCGTCGAACGCTTTCTCGACACACCCGTAAAGCATTACTCGAGCGGTATGTATATGCGGCTCGCGTTCTCGGTGGCGGCTCATCTTGAGCCCGAAGTGCTGATCGTTGATGAGGTCCTTGCGGTCGGCGACATCGAGTTTCAGGCAAAGTGCCTCGGCAAGATGGATGAGGTCAGCCGCTCGGGCCGAACGGTGCTTTTTGTCAGCCACAACCTCGGCAGCCTTGCTCAGATATGCCGCCGCGGGCTTGTGCTTGAAAAAGGCCGCATCGTTACGCTCACCGATATTCACGATGCGACGGCCGAGTACCTGAAGCTCGCACGCTCGGCAAAGCAGTTCGCGCTTGAGGCCGCGACCGACGCCCCGATGCAGATCTACGAGGCCGCTATCGTCAACTCCGAAGGCCTTGTTACATCCGAGATCGGGCACGAGAGCGAATTCTTTCTCGAATTCTCGGTGCGTGTCGCCGAGATCGAACGCGGTGCGATGTTCTGCATCGCGGTGCTGAATAAGTACCGCCGCCGTGTTTTCACGGTGCATCAGCAGCTTGCCGAACTTCTGCCGCGTGAGAAGGGCGACTTCGGCCTGCGCTTCCGTATTCCGGGCGAATTTCTCGCGCCGAACGACTATTCGTTCTTGATTCAGATCTTTTTACCGAGCGGCGAAGTGCGGCAGGAACTTTTTGACATCTGTCCGTTCGTTATCATAGACACGGGCTCGGAGCTTGCGGCCTACCGCGACTTCGGATATGTGCAGTTCAAGGCCGATTGGCAGGTCGAGGAGCATTGA
- a CDS encoding glycosyltransferase family 4 protein has product MSIERILLIGHNGTRTGAPAVLLNLAKWLARSHPEISIDILLMTGGPLADEYRKYGDVHAMYDAGEGIGAKIKRRLTSSLPHFKRRYDIVLGNTIVTLALLDRFKERGFTTAAWLHELDSIIRSCCAPEEFKRLIERQDAVIVPSAVFSDMFRRFDIDVEPAIAHDFIVNDGAPDTVPFTHTELGVPEGSFIAAAAGTVEWRKGTDLFLQIAKIVLERRKDVRFIWVGADTGDEKDRERIEYDAARMGFGDSVKFIPATPEYRRIVAAADVFTLTSREDPCPLVALDAADLAKPVICFEGAGAAAELVADGAGTAVPYGSAERFAEAILSYREDRGKLRAAGIAAKAKVTDVFTADASCSIIFDTISNAARGRIS; this is encoded by the coding sequence ATGAGCATCGAACGCATCCTATTGATAGGCCATAACGGAACGCGTACCGGCGCTCCGGCGGTGCTGCTGAACCTCGCAAAGTGGCTTGCCCGCAGCCATCCGGAAATATCGATCGACATCCTGCTGATGACGGGCGGGCCGCTCGCGGACGAGTACCGGAAATACGGCGATGTTCACGCGATGTACGATGCGGGCGAAGGCATCGGTGCAAAGATCAAGCGGCGTTTGACCTCAAGCTTGCCGCACTTCAAGCGGCGATACGACATCGTGCTGGGAAATACGATCGTCACGCTTGCTTTGCTCGACCGGTTCAAGGAGCGCGGGTTTACGACCGCCGCATGGCTTCACGAACTCGACAGCATCATCCGCTCGTGCTGCGCGCCCGAGGAATTCAAGAGGCTTATCGAGCGGCAGGATGCAGTGATCGTGCCGTCGGCGGTTTTTAGCGATATGTTCCGGCGTTTCGACATAGATGTTGAGCCGGCGATAGCGCACGACTTCATCGTTAATGACGGAGCGCCGGATACGGTGCCGTTCACGCATACTGAGCTGGGCGTACCCGAGGGAAGCTTTATCGCGGCAGCGGCAGGTACGGTCGAGTGGCGAAAGGGCACCGACCTTTTCCTGCAGATCGCAAAGATCGTTCTTGAGCGCCGCAAAGACGTGCGGTTCATTTGGGTCGGTGCGGATACGGGCGATGAGAAAGACCGTGAGCGGATAGAATATGACGCGGCAAGAATGGGCTTCGGCGACAGTGTGAAGTTCATACCCGCAACGCCCGAATATCGGCGGATAGTAGCCGCCGCGGATGTCTTCACGCTCACTTCGCGTGAGGATCCCTGCCCGCTTGTCGCGCTTGATGCCGCCGATCTGGCAAAGCCGGTGATCTGTTTTGAAGGTGCCGGAGCCGCCGCCGAGCTTGTCGCGGACGGTGCCGGTACTGCGGTACCGTACGGTTCGGCAGAACGCTTTGCCGAGGCGATCCTGAGCTACCGTGAAGACCGCGGCAAGCTGCGTGCGGCTGGTATTGCCGCAAAGGCGAAGGTAACCGATGTCTTCACCGCCGATGCGTCGTGCAGCATCATCTTTGATACGATCTCGAACGCCGCCCGAGGGCGAATATCTTGA
- a CDS encoding rhomboid family intramembrane serine protease, which translates to MFPLGDDNSDRRTQPVVNYTIIGLNVLVFLIFQRLGGNDAFTYAFSLVPREIVTGIDLQSAIRITDATGRMLGEIPQYPTPLPVYFNFLSSMFMHGSIMHLAGNMLFLFIFGDNLEDLLGHFRYLFFYLVCGFAAAGAQMALDPNSVIPMLGASGAISGVLAGYLLMFPKRSVKALVFNVIMNVPAFVAIGIWILYQVVLGYFTPSDSGGVAYAAHIGGFVAGLLLVKIFALGRRSRSYQR; encoded by the coding sequence ATGTTTCCTTTGGGCGACGATAACAGCGATCGCAGGACACAGCCGGTCGTCAATTACACGATAATCGGGCTGAATGTACTTGTTTTTCTGATATTCCAGCGGCTCGGCGGTAATGATGCGTTCACTTACGCATTTTCGCTCGTCCCGCGCGAGATCGTTACGGGTATCGACCTTCAAAGTGCTATTCGTATTACGGATGCCACCGGCCGTATGCTCGGCGAGATACCTCAGTATCCGACACCGCTGCCGGTCTATTTCAACTTTCTTTCGTCAATGTTCATGCATGGCAGCATCATGCACCTTGCGGGTAATATGCTGTTCCTGTTCATTTTCGGCGACAATCTCGAAGACCTGCTCGGCCATTTTCGCTATCTGTTCTTTTATCTCGTGTGCGGATTTGCGGCCGCAGGTGCTCAAATGGCACTCGACCCGAACTCGGTCATCCCGATGCTTGGCGCTTCAGGTGCGATCTCAGGTGTGCTCGCCGGCTATTTGCTTATGTTCCCGAAACGCTCGGTCAAAGCGCTCGTTTTCAATGTGATCATGAACGTCCCGGCGTTCGTCGCGATCGGCATCTGGATACTGTATCAGGTCGTGCTCGGCTATTTTACACCGTCAGACTCGGGCGGAGTCGCGTATGCGGCACACATCGGCGGCTTTGTCGCAGGGCTTTTGCTAGTCAAGATATTCGCCCTCGGGCGGCGTTCGAGATCGTATCAAAGATGA